The DNA window CAGCAGGACAGCTTGTTCGGAAAGCAGATTAAGATGAGTGTCGAAACCTCCGGTTGCAATAAACAGCGTTTGCCGTCGAAGGCCCAGTTGCTCGCGCAAGACTATGGATTTGAAGGCAGCCTTCAATTGTCCCCCAAGGTAGCTATTTGGAAATGCAACCCCTATGGTGCTTTCATCGAATTTTTCGAATGCCGATTGGAAAAAGTCCGCCTGCTCAATGCTCTGGTTAGTCGATTCTGCGAAAGCCCGCCTGACCATGTTGGAGTATTCCTGTTCCAGGATATTGCGGACCATGAAGTTTTTCAGGTTAAGCGGATCATTCCGGTTGGTTTCATCCCAGCCGCCGGTGAAGCGCTGCGCCCCATTTTCATTGATTACAAACTGCTGTGCTGTTTTCCCGATCTGGAAAACGCTTTTTCCGCTTAGGGCAATACTCATGGAAAGTTTGTCCTGGTTGTAGTCATTATGCAGCAGGTCGGCGATACGGCCTCCCCAGCCGGACAACTGGTCCATGCCTTGTGGAACCGAGGTCTGCCATTGCTGTTCCTGGTCAATATGGGAAAACAGCGCCTTTGGAAAACGGGCCGTTGTACTTTCGTCCTTATACTGGGCGAGGGTCACCGGTTCAACCAGTGTTCCGATATTGGCTATGAATGAGAGGCGCCGTTTGTTGGCGTCTCCGCCCAGGCCATTAAACAATTGCTGCAGACCGGGGCCGTTCCCATGTAAACCGTAGGGTAGGCCATCTCCGCCCTCCGCCTGATTCAATGAGAGAAGCGACTCGCGCGCCAAAGCCAGGTTGCTCCTGGAACTGGCGTATTCGGCATAGCGCGCGTCGTCAGTCGGGACCAGTGTGTTAAAGGAGTCATTGCCTCCCTGCATGAAAACACAAACCAATGTCTTGTAGTCCTCGCCTGGCGCCGCATGCAATTGGATATTCGAGGCTGAGGCCTGGTTGAGAAGCTTCAGGTTTAAAATCGTTGAGAGTATGGGTATGCCGGTTAGAGCGCTGCAGCCAGCGGATTTAATGAAGGTCCGGCGGGTAATGGGTAAATTCTTTTCAGTGATCATAGTGGTTAAATGCTAACGTAAAACCGCGCTTTCAGGTGAAACAATTATGGCGTAGACCGCCAGTTGTGTTAATTGTCCGATGGTCGGATTAACTACCTGCATGAGATTGGCCACGATGGTCTCTCTGGTTTGAGCGGTCATTTGTCCCTGGCACAGCAGGAGGTTTAATTGTTCGACCAGAGCTTCCGGATTTTTTTCGAGGGGAATGAAGGAGGAATAATCAAGAAATATTCCCGGGTGAAATCCGTCTGCGTTTTCAACAGGTGGGAGATACCCATTGTTCAGATAGGACCACAGGACATTCGGAAAGGCTATGGTTGTTACGCTGTTGGTAATTTGAAATACCGGCCCGACGAAACCCTGGTCGCCCAACTCTCCGGCGGGAAGGTGACCCGGTTGAAAAAAGTTGAATACGGTAGGGGAAGAAAGGATGTCCTGGGACGTAAGGCCGTAGAAATAACGACCGAATGCGAAATTCGGCTCCTGACCAACTCCGAATATGCGGCCCAGGTGTATGGCTCGAATCAGGGGCTCTCTCAGTCGTCCGAAATGTTCGGTGTTATTGGCGTAGAGCCAGTCTCGTGCTTCAGCATCCATGAGTATGGCTTTGATAACTGCTTTCAGGTCTCCTCTTACTCCCTGCCCGTTGTCCACGAAAACATTCTGTATCCGTTCGATGTATTGGGGGCTGGGGTTGTCGGTAACAAAAAATTGAATGAGTTGTCTGGAAATGAAGACGGGAGTATTGGGATGTTCGAAGAGTAGGCGTATGGCATCGTAGATATCCTGTCGGGCATTCTCGGGAGATGCTTGCCGAGCAGGAATCCTGACTCCGCCCAACAGTGTTTTTTCGCCATAATCATGTTTGTCCGGATGAATCTCCATAGGCTTGGCATAAACCATCCGATTAAGTCCGGAGTGGCCTTGTCCCCACGGTTCCTGATACAACCAG is part of the Verrucomicrobiota bacterium genome and encodes:
- a CDS encoding DUF1501 domain-containing protein — translated: MITEKNLPITRRTFIKSAGCSALTGIPILSTILNLKLLNQASASNIQLHAAPGEDYKTLVCVFMQGGNDSFNTLVPTDDARYAEYASSRSNLALARESLLSLNQAEGGDGLPYGLHGNGPGLQQLFNGLGGDANKRRLSFIANIGTLVEPVTLAQYKDESTTARFPKALFSHIDQEQQWQTSVPQGMDQLSGWGGRIADLLHNDYNQDKLSMSIALSGKSVFQIGKTAQQFVINENGAQRFTGGWDETNRNDPLNLKNFMVRNILEQEYSNMVRRAFAESTNQSIEQADFFQSAFEKFDESTIGVAFPNSYLGGQLKAAFKSIVLREQLGLRRQTLFIATGGFDTHLNLLSEQAVLLDDWSRCLLAFQTAIENAGLQDSVLTFSGSDFGRTLRSNGRGTDHAWGGNSFVMGGQVNGGRVYGTYPNMALDGPDDIGQGGRFLPSTSVDVVVAEIAQWFGVSNADLPYVLPNIGNFHTLGSDPPIGFIKQNPV